Proteins co-encoded in one Nitrospiraceae bacterium genomic window:
- a CDS encoding sensor domain-containing diguanylate cyclase: MPKLFFIGLSFPKKDFEDPLSIKGFEIFKFRSIDNALPRINDSINAIIIEKEQYKNPSFKNFVKISDEIPKIIISSDYSSKGLSLWLKTPLSYPLYNPSKNELVRHVKFILKQNSINLENKELKKDLYIAKKEISFFEEVGKILTSSKNLNTILVTIMNKTKDMVGAEAWSVFLIDEETGDLVFEQAESNKKTSKMEKYRLKQGEGIAGWVAKEGIPLIVPNVAEDSRFSPEIDRKIHFKTKSLMCVPIRSKDKMIGVLEVVNKADDKTFIQDDLNLLMRLIDQAALTLEKTSLYHKMEELVITDDLTKLFNTRYLNRTLDMETHRSDRYRTSTSLIFIDIDYFKHINDGHGHLVGSKILVEMGQLIIKNLRSIDIVARYGGDEFVVVLPQTSPKHAAQTAERIRASVEQNVFLKKEGYSFKMTASFGVASYPESAKTKEDLLRLADEAMYRVKYTTRNGVYAIS, translated from the coding sequence AAAAAAGATTTTGAAGACCCCCTTTCAATAAAGGGGTTTGAAATTTTCAAATTCCGGTCAATAGACAATGCCCTTCCAAGAATAAATGACAGCATTAATGCAATAATAATTGAAAAAGAGCAGTACAAAAATCCATCTTTTAAAAATTTCGTAAAAATCTCAGATGAAATACCAAAGATTATAATTTCCTCTGACTATTCTTCAAAAGGCTTAAGTTTATGGTTAAAGACACCTCTTTCATATCCATTATATAACCCCTCAAAAAATGAACTGGTTCGCCATGTTAAGTTTATCCTGAAGCAGAACTCGATCAATCTTGAAAATAAGGAACTGAAAAAAGACCTTTATATTGCTAAAAAAGAAATATCTTTTTTTGAAGAAGTCGGCAAGATTCTGACATCATCAAAAAATTTGAACACTATCCTTGTGACAATAATGAATAAAACAAAAGATATGGTAGGCGCAGAAGCTTGGTCTGTGTTCTTGATAGACGAGGAAACTGGAGATCTGGTATTTGAACAGGCTGAATCCAACAAGAAAACATCGAAGATGGAAAAATACAGATTAAAGCAAGGAGAAGGAATTGCAGGCTGGGTTGCAAAAGAAGGAATACCACTGATTGTACCTAATGTAGCAGAAGACTCCAGATTCTCTCCAGAAATAGACAGAAAAATACATTTCAAAACCAAATCTTTGATGTGTGTTCCGATAAGAAGCAAGGACAAAATGATAGGAGTTCTGGAGGTAGTAAATAAAGCTGATGACAAGACGTTCATTCAAGATGACCTAAACTTGCTCATGAGACTTATAGATCAGGCTGCCCTCACTCTAGAGAAGACTTCTTTATATCACAAAATGGAAGAACTTGTTATTACTGATGATCTTACAAAACTATTCAACACCAGATATCTTAATCGAACTCTAGATATGGAAACCCATCGCTCAGACAGGTATAGAACATCTACCTCACTGATATTTATAGACATTGATTATTTCAAGCATATAAATGATGGACACGGCCATCTTGTAGGCAGTAAAATTCTTGTAGAAATGGGGCAGCTTATCATAAAAAATCTTAGAAGCATTGATATTGTGGCTCGTTATGGAGGGGATGAATTTGTTGTTGTTCTTCCTCAGACATCGCCAAAACACGCTGCACAGACTGCAGAGAGAATAAGAGCTTCAGTTGAACAAAATGTTTTTCTTAAAAAAGAAGGATACTCTTTTAAAATGACTGCAAGTTTTGGTGTTGCATCATATCCAGAAAGCGCAAAGACCAAGGAAGACCTCCTGAGGCTAGCTGATGAAGCAATGTACAGAGTAAAATACACTACACGAAATGGAGTTTATGCAATCTCGTAA
- a CDS encoding GTPase domain-containing protein → MTLFNYAKKELTLKVVYYGPGLSGKTTNLQHLHSALKADKKGKLISLATETDRTLFFDFLPIDLGKVKDFTIKFQLYTVPGQVRYNATRKVVLKGADAVVFVADSQKAMRETNIDSFSNMQENFILNNIDPDDIPIILQYNKRDLYDILTVNELNSDLNMSDYTYIEAEAVNGKGVQETFQAITKLILKKLSDQKQILFSAPKEQPVEAVIEKTPEEEIIEEQYVEDIPAYGSEKPLILSTRPEFEDNIYEEKKTQKDIEDESQETSKEKQIKDNKQKGIDENEIIKEIYEIEKKSQDSYKMHVSALEETLASQEEKLNLIMEKLKDMSQVLISTRLAVKNIADQLKDSTTKKLAVNPADLSEEIPPDKKKRNRFWSK, encoded by the coding sequence ATGACACTTTTTAATTATGCAAAAAAAGAACTTACATTAAAGGTTGTATATTACGGCCCCGGTCTGAGCGGGAAGACAACAAATCTTCAGCACCTGCACTCTGCTTTAAAAGCTGACAAAAAAGGCAAGCTTATTTCACTCGCAACAGAGACTGACAGAACCCTGTTCTTTGATTTTCTTCCGATTGATCTCGGGAAGGTGAAAGATTTCACTATAAAATTCCAGTTATATACAGTTCCGGGACAGGTACGCTACAATGCTACAAGAAAGGTTGTGCTTAAGGGCGCTGATGCAGTTGTGTTTGTTGCTGATTCCCAGAAAGCCATGAGAGAAACTAATATTGATAGTTTTTCAAATATGCAGGAAAATTTCATCCTTAACAACATAGATCCTGACGATATTCCAATAATATTGCAGTATAACAAACGAGATTTATACGACATACTGACAGTTAATGAATTAAACAGCGATCTGAACATGTCCGATTATACATACATTGAAGCAGAGGCTGTTAACGGCAAGGGAGTTCAGGAAACTTTTCAGGCAATAACCAAATTAATTCTAAAAAAGTTGTCTGATCAAAAACAGATACTTTTTTCTGCTCCAAAAGAACAGCCAGTTGAAGCTGTTATTGAGAAAACTCCCGAAGAAGAAATTATAGAAGAGCAGTATGTTGAAGACATACCAGCTTATGGCTCTGAAAAACCTTTGATTCTTTCAACCCGGCCTGAATTTGAAGACAACATTTACGAAGAGAAAAAGACTCAGAAGGACATAGAGGATGAATCACAAGAAACATCTAAAGAAAAACAAATAAAAGATAACAAACAGAAAGGGATCGACGAAAACGAAATAATAAAAGAAATATATGAGATAGAAAAAAAATCTCAGGATTCATATAAAATGCATGTATCGGCTTTAGAGGAAACCCTTGCTTCGCAGGAAGAGAAACTGAACCTGATAATGGAGAAGCTCAAAGACATGAGCCAAGTTCTTATAAGCACCAGACTTGCTGTAAAAAACATCGCTGATCAACTTAAAGATTCCACAACCAAAAAACTAGCAGTCAATCCAGCTGACCTTTCTGAAGAAATACCACCAGACAAAA